One Cydia amplana chromosome 18, ilCydAmpl1.1, whole genome shotgun sequence DNA segment encodes these proteins:
- the LOC134656454 gene encoding uncharacterized protein LOC134656454: protein MFSDEIHKTLILLASCWATSTTACLGSNDPNRTNSNFLQYFPCQWMDGIIPFVFDFFAISSNRLLKTIRQGHELIQNQSCLIFNERSPISMAESRNTYYYLYYTYSNALEDCCYASIDVMLGRRVVLISPGCKEPHEIAHVTLHMLGLRHEDNSPFSASSVHAIFFPENCHNQSGLRLDSREDSDKE, encoded by the exons ATGTTTTCTGACGAAATACATAAAACGCTCATCTTATTGGCTAGTTGCTGGGCTACTAGCACAACTGCCTGCCTGGGCAGTAATGATCCTAATA GGACGAATAGTAATTTCCTTCAATACTTCCCTTGCCAGTGGATGGATGGGATAATACCCTTCGTTTTTGATTTTTTCGCCATTA GCTCCAACCGTCTTCTAAAAACCATCCGTCAAGGCCACGAGCTCATCCAGAACCAATCATGCTTGATTTTTAACGAGCGCAGCCCCATCTCGATGGCGGAGAGTCGGAACACCTACTATTATCTCTACTACACGTACTCAAACGCTCTGGAGGACTGTTGCTACGCGTCCATTGATGTTATGCTTGGCCGACGG GTGGTGCTGATATCGCCCGGGTGTAAGGAGCCTCATGAGATCGCCCACGTCACGCTCCACATGCTCGGGCTGAGGCACGAGGACAACAGCCCGTTCTCGGCGTCTTCAGTGCACGCCATCTTCTTCCCGGAGAACTGTCATAACCAATCAGGTCTGCGGTTGGATTCTCGAGAGGATTCAGATAAAGAATAA
- the LOC134656640 gene encoding uncharacterized protein LOC134656640: MQSSTQPGDSNSANFTCSESNTQKSPGIFNRRKHIENKISDGDLKGASRLLFSSESLSPDNPDTLQALQTKHPPAPSTPYSLDPPTASQVCLQINSKETLEAIISFKTGSAAGLDGISPQHLKDLISHSSGDAGIQLLNSITKLINKMYTGNINPDIVPILFGANLIALNKKDGGVRPIAVGTTLRRLASKIAVRHIISKLKPLFEPIQLGFGTKGGCEAAVHSLRTYLSNTTSEVLIKIDVKNSVNRDTLLTETKHNIPEIYNYLLLSYADPTKLLYRENVLSSEVGCQQGDPLGPAIFSLAINPIIKKLNSKFNVWYLDDGTLGGDVDTVTSDLSTIKTEFRNIGLEINFSKCELYIPNSIPNHNNIEENFNTLTPNIKVVNSESLCLLGSPIFEDSFPNFIENSISKFKKYSNRLLEISPHYAITILKFCLFVPKLTYAIRCSPIWKFGNIILPLDDLIKSTLESILNIQLSDHSWTQASLPIRHGGLGIRKISSVALPAFLSSVHSSASLIGKILKGLPSNYETAGLDEAKKAWSTACPSKDFPTHPNCQRSWDDIMCQISVDSLLNRSTGRERARLLASASKESGEWLRAYSSPNTGTFLTPDTLRIATCLRLGVRVCAPHRCPCGSEVDELGHHGLSCQKSAGRFSRHAALNDIIRRSLASVNVPALLEPTGIARDDGKRPDGMSLVPWGLGRVLVWDATCVDTLAPSHLTGTSNQAGAAAKAAEKLKMHKYRGLGPEYIFMPFGVETLGPWGPSALQLFKELAKRLIDLTGDRRAGSFLAQRISLAIQRGNAASVFGTMPKGSNFLDLF, encoded by the exons ATGCAATCTTCAACCCAACCTGGCGACAGCAATTCGGCTAACTTCACATGCAGCGAGT CAAACACACAAAAGAGCCCGGGAATATTTAACCGCCGAAAGCATATTGAAAACAAAATCAGCGACGGGGACTTAAAAGGTGCTTCCCGTCTCCTTTTTTCAAGCGAATCGCTGTCGCCAGACAATCCAGACACCCTTCAGGCCTTACAGACTAAACACCCTCCAGCTCCTTCAACCCCATATTCTCTCGACCCACCAACGGCTAGCCAGGTATGTCTTCAAATCAATAGTAAAGAAACCCTCGAGGCCattatttcttttaaaactGGATCCGCAGCAGGCCTAGACGGAATCTCACCCCAACATCTAAAAGATCTCATTTCACATTCATCAGGCGATGCTGGCATACAACTGCTAAATTCCATAACAAAATTAatcaataaaatgtatacagGAAACATTAACCCTGACATAGTCCCCATTCTTTTCGGCGCCAACCTTATCGCTCTGAACAAGAAAGACGGAGGGGTGAGGCCAATAGCCGTTGGTACAACACTTCGACGTCTCGCATCCAAGATAGCAGTCCGGCACATTATATCAAAATTAAAACCTCTTTTCGAACCAATACAACTAGGCTTTGGCACCAAAGGGGGGTGCGAAGCAGCCGTACACTCCCTGCGCACTTACCTCTCTAACACGACGTCCGAGGTTTTGATCAAAATTGATGTTAAAAATTCGGTAAACAGAGACACCCTGCTAACAGAAACTAAACATAACATACCCGAAATTTACAACTATCTCCTCCTATCCTACGCAGACCcaacaaaattattatatcGCGAAAACGTGCTTTCTTCAGAAGTTGGCTGTCAGCAGGGTGACCCGCTCGGGCCGGCAATATTCTCTTTGGCAATTAACCCTATCATCAAAAAACTAAATTCCAAATTTAACGTGTGGTACCTGGATGATGGAACCCTAGGAGGCGACGTAGATACTGTTACTTCCGACCTGTCCACAATCAAGACCGAGTTTAGGAACATCGGTcttgaaataaattttagcaAATGTGAACTGTACATTCCAAATTCCATCCCTAATCACAATAATATTGAAGAAAACTTCAACACCTTGACTCCGAACATAAAAGTAGTTAACAGCGAGTCACTTTGCCTCCTAGGGTCTCCTATTTTCGAAGACTCTTTTCCAAACTTTATAGAAAATTCaatttccaaattcaaaaaatattcaaatcgcCTCCTCGAAATAAGCCCTCATTACGCAATTACAATCCTTAAATTCTGCCTTTTTGTACCTAAATTGACATACGCCATTCGCTGTAGCCCTATCTGGAAATTCGGAAACATTATTTTACCTTTAGACGACCTTATCAAGTCAACCCTGGAATCCATTCTCAACATCCAGCTCAGCGACCATTCCTGGACCCAAGCATCCCTACCCATCCGTCATGGTGGTCTAGGGATCAGAAAAATTTCTAGTGTAGCCTTGCCAGCTTTTTTGTCTTCAGTCCACAGCTCCGCAAGTCTCATAGGTAAAATCCTAAAGGGTCTTCCCTCAAACTATGAGACTGCGGGCTTGGACGAAGCCAAGAAAGCTTGGTCAACTGCTTGCCCGAGCAAGGATTTCCCAACTCATCCAAATTGTCAAAGGAGCTGGGACGACatcatgtgccaaatttcagtgGATTCCCTCCTAAACCGTAGTACAGGCCGTGAACGGGCTCGACTACTGGCTTCGGCGTCCAAGGAGTCCGGGGAGTGGCTCCGGGCATATTCTTCTCCAAACACCGGAACCTTCCTCACGCCGGACACCCTCCGCATCGCGACCTGTCTTCGGCTTGGAGTTCGCGTCTGTGCTCCACACAGGTGCCCCTGCGGCAGTGAGGTCGACGAATTAGGACACCACGGGTTATCCTGCCAAAAAAGTGCTGGCCGCTTTTCAAGACACGCTGCCCTGAATGACATAATCCGCCGGTCTCTTGCATCCGTCAACGTGCCAGCTCTACTGGAACCAACTGGCATAGCCAGAGACGACGGCAAGAGGCCGGACGGTATGTCCTTGGTTCCTTGGGGTTTGGGAAGGGTGCTAGTGTGGGACGCTACCTGTGTAGACACACTGGCCCCTTCCCACCTCACCGGAACCAGTAACCAAGCTGGTGCGGCGGCTAAAGCGGCCGAAAAGCTTAAAATGCATAAGTACAGGGGTCTCGGCCCCgagtatatttttatgccatTTGGGGTTGAGACCCTTGGCCCGTGGGGTCCTAGTGCCCTACAACTTTTTAAAGAGCTGGCAAAAAGATTGATCGAcctcactggtgaccgaagagctggcagctttctcgcgcagcgtattagcctcgctatacagcggggaaatgctgccagcgtcttcggcaccatgccaaaggggtccaactttttagatttattttaa